One window of the Archangium primigenium genome contains the following:
- a CDS encoding ELWxxDGT repeat protein, with protein sequence MVKANLGLLPLCVLVLGTACAEPSPENPVPVRPKATHRALGEGPAAQVVDVGTSADNALAPRAASLTPAGSTLLFSADDGVNGRELWRLTSVGPTLVADIAPGNTSSLPTQLFHSRGLTFFSATNGRQGQELWRTDGTTAGTVLVKDIQPGAGGSRPENFFEYSGWIFFSANDGTTGTELWRTDGSEAGTVLVRDLYLGAVEGQPRGFLELNGALYFTAVGNGGARQVWRSDGTTNGTQRLGAQVTVSTSTTPRELVRLGKVFFFAGDDGSGGHELWKSDGTEAGTVRVKDIRPGPLSSDPVQLTVMGDAVYFVATDGATGRELWRSDGTEAGTRRVADLFPGDNTVETPDLLVATGSRLFFRVKDASRLETALYATDGSEAGTQKLVDFKALGGRGPMAMNTLGDTLYFTGSQTLPFNYGYEVWTSDGTPAGTKAIGNNFLPDSTTAPVPASFTAWQDTMYFTAIAPGTGLDPDPAVPTLWQSRGTLANTRPVGSDLTPPPTRGGSPVPFVNWKGDLYFTSFEPYAAARLWKTRGSATSTVALKDIIPRIELQFSSTQGITSLTPLGDFLYFASLPRVSTGYQLWRTGGTVASTTQVSSKVSLQLYDYPNPIALAALDTVIVFAGQTAESGVELWRTDGTDEGTVLVKDLVPGPEGSTPLHFVRMGNALYFLAQDTSGGRALWKTDGTEAGTVQVTDIRNGEDRSAVLSIAGAWDGALYFVAGAAGSGNELWKTDGTSATLVKDIAPGGQDSGPEQFAWMGGHLYFTATDGGSGVELWKTDGTEAGTTRVKDIFPGAGSAMPRALTAMGSHLYFTADDGTTGSELWKTDGTEAGTTRVKDILPGARGGVLAEALFALPEQQLVLFAANDDVHGTELWRTDGTEAGTFLLHDIAPWRLGSEPSGFTRYGDTVVFSASDGRHGQEPWSLPLARLVNSVPPSITCPASQTVEAQRSLGAAVTYAPAQATDDDATLPPAVSYSHESGGFFVFGTTRVTATARDSAGLVASCTFDVTVQDKTPPAVFCPSGATVEATDAQGARVTYAAPWATDAVTHQPRLTATPASGTVFPQGDTPVTVTATDDHGNTNQCTFVVSVRDTTAATLTCPSDALVEAEEPGGATATWPPAEANDPVSTPSLTYSHASGSRFPLGRTPVEVTARDGAGNVSRCTFHVVVRDSVAPTLLCPAAIEVEATGPTGAPVDFVVTNVVDAISPEVKVRATPASGSTFPVGETSVRVEAEDASGNVSECRFAVRVVDTLPPLLTCPQTVSVPEGPVAVDLPAPAVTDRVTPAPSITFSPPSGSRFSPGDTAVEVTATDAAGNSAQCTFTVNVAKQASGCGAAPASAGAAGWMGLLAVFALSARRRARSSSGDRS encoded by the coding sequence ATGGTCAAAGCGAACCTGGGCTTGCTGCCCCTGTGCGTCCTGGTCCTGGGGACCGCCTGCGCGGAGCCGAGCCCCGAGAACCCCGTTCCCGTCCGTCCGAAGGCCACCCATCGCGCCCTGGGCGAGGGGCCCGCGGCCCAGGTGGTGGACGTGGGGACCTCGGCGGACAACGCCCTCGCCCCGCGCGCGGCCTCCCTGACGCCCGCCGGGTCCACCCTGCTGTTCTCCGCGGATGACGGGGTGAATGGCCGGGAGTTGTGGCGGCTCACGTCCGTGGGCCCCACGCTCGTGGCGGACATCGCCCCGGGCAACACGAGCTCCCTGCCCACCCAGCTCTTCCACTCGCGCGGGCTCACCTTCTTCTCCGCCACCAACGGCCGGCAGGGCCAGGAGCTGTGGCGCACCGACGGCACCACCGCGGGCACCGTGCTGGTCAAGGACATCCAGCCGGGCGCGGGCGGCTCGCGGCCGGAGAACTTCTTCGAGTACAGCGGCTGGATCTTCTTCAGCGCCAACGACGGCACCACGGGCACCGAGCTGTGGCGCACGGATGGCTCCGAGGCGGGCACCGTGCTCGTGCGCGACCTGTACCTCGGCGCGGTGGAGGGCCAGCCGCGCGGCTTCCTGGAACTCAACGGCGCGCTCTACTTCACGGCCGTGGGCAACGGGGGCGCCCGCCAGGTGTGGCGCTCGGACGGCACGACGAACGGCACGCAGCGCCTGGGCGCCCAGGTGACCGTGTCCACGTCGACGACGCCGCGCGAGCTGGTGCGGCTGGGCAAGGTGTTCTTCTTCGCGGGCGACGATGGCTCGGGCGGCCACGAGCTGTGGAAGTCGGACGGCACCGAGGCGGGCACCGTGCGCGTCAAGGACATCCGGCCAGGCCCCCTGTCCTCGGATCCCGTGCAGCTCACGGTGATGGGCGACGCGGTGTACTTCGTCGCCACGGATGGCGCGACGGGGCGCGAGCTGTGGCGCTCGGACGGCACCGAGGCGGGCACCCGGCGGGTGGCGGACCTCTTCCCGGGTGACAACACCGTGGAGACGCCCGACCTGCTCGTGGCCACGGGCTCGCGGCTGTTCTTCCGGGTGAAGGACGCCTCGCGCCTGGAGACCGCGCTCTACGCGACGGACGGCAGCGAGGCGGGCACCCAGAAGCTCGTGGACTTCAAGGCCCTGGGCGGCCGGGGTCCCATGGCGATGAACACGCTGGGCGACACGCTCTACTTCACCGGCTCGCAGACCCTTCCCTTCAACTACGGCTACGAGGTGTGGACGAGTGACGGCACGCCCGCGGGCACCAAGGCCATCGGCAACAACTTCCTGCCCGACAGCACCACGGCGCCGGTGCCCGCCTCGTTCACCGCCTGGCAGGACACCATGTACTTCACGGCGATCGCGCCGGGCACCGGGCTGGATCCGGACCCCGCCGTGCCCACGCTGTGGCAGAGCCGGGGCACGCTCGCCAACACGCGGCCCGTGGGCTCGGACCTCACGCCGCCGCCCACCCGGGGCGGCAGCCCCGTGCCCTTCGTCAACTGGAAGGGGGACCTGTACTTCACCTCCTTCGAGCCCTACGCGGCGGCGCGCCTGTGGAAGACCCGGGGCAGCGCGACGAGCACCGTGGCGCTCAAGGACATCATCCCGCGCATCGAGCTGCAGTTCTCCTCCACGCAGGGCATCACCTCGCTCACGCCGCTCGGGGACTTCCTCTACTTCGCGTCGCTGCCGCGCGTGTCCACCGGCTACCAGCTGTGGCGCACCGGCGGCACCGTGGCGAGCACCACCCAGGTGTCCTCCAAGGTCTCGCTGCAGCTCTACGACTACCCCAACCCCATCGCGCTCGCCGCCCTGGACACCGTGATCGTCTTCGCGGGCCAGACCGCGGAGAGCGGCGTGGAGCTGTGGCGCACGGACGGCACCGACGAGGGCACGGTGCTCGTCAAGGACCTGGTCCCGGGCCCCGAGGGCTCCACCCCCCTGCACTTCGTGCGCATGGGCAATGCCCTCTACTTCCTCGCCCAGGACACCTCGGGGGGACGCGCGCTGTGGAAGACGGACGGCACCGAGGCGGGCACCGTCCAGGTCACCGACATCCGCAATGGCGAGGACCGCTCCGCCGTGCTGAGCATCGCGGGCGCGTGGGACGGCGCGCTCTACTTCGTGGCGGGCGCGGCCGGCTCGGGCAACGAGCTGTGGAAGACGGACGGCACGAGCGCCACCCTCGTGAAGGACATCGCGCCGGGCGGGCAGGACTCCGGACCCGAGCAGTTCGCGTGGATGGGCGGCCATCTGTACTTCACCGCCACGGATGGCGGCTCGGGCGTGGAGCTGTGGAAGACGGACGGCACCGAGGCGGGCACCACCCGCGTCAAGGACATCTTCCCGGGGGCCGGAAGCGCCATGCCCCGGGCCCTCACGGCGATGGGCTCGCACCTGTACTTCACCGCCGACGATGGCACCACGGGCAGCGAGCTGTGGAAGACGGACGGCACCGAGGCGGGCACCACGCGCGTCAAGGACATCCTCCCGGGCGCCCGGGGCGGCGTGCTCGCCGAGGCCCTGTTCGCGCTGCCCGAGCAGCAGCTCGTCCTCTTCGCCGCCAACGACGACGTGCACGGCACGGAGCTGTGGCGCACGGATGGCACCGAGGCGGGCACCTTCCTGCTGCACGACATCGCGCCCTGGCGGCTCGGCTCGGAGCCCTCGGGCTTCACCCGCTACGGCGACACCGTGGTCTTCAGCGCGAGCGACGGCCGACACGGCCAGGAGCCGTGGTCCCTGCCGCTGGCCCGGCTCGTCAACAGCGTGCCGCCCTCCATCACCTGCCCCGCGAGTCAGACCGTCGAGGCCCAGCGGTCCCTCGGCGCGGCCGTCACCTACGCGCCCGCCCAGGCCACGGATGACGATGCCACCCTGCCGCCCGCCGTCTCCTACAGCCACGAGTCCGGCGGCTTCTTCGTCTTCGGCACCACGCGGGTGACGGCCACCGCGCGCGACTCGGCGGGCCTGGTGGCGAGCTGCACCTTCGACGTCACCGTCCAGGACAAGACGCCTCCCGCCGTCTTCTGTCCCTCGGGCGCCACCGTGGAGGCCACGGACGCCCAGGGCGCGCGCGTCACCTACGCCGCGCCGTGGGCCACGGACGCCGTCACCCACCAGCCGCGCCTCACCGCCACCCCGGCCTCGGGCACCGTCTTCCCCCAGGGGGACACCCCCGTGACGGTGACGGCCACGGACGACCACGGCAACACCAACCAGTGCACCTTCGTGGTGAGCGTGCGCGACACCACGGCCGCCACGCTCACCTGCCCGTCGGATGCCCTCGTCGAGGCGGAGGAGCCGGGCGGCGCCACCGCCACCTGGCCGCCCGCGGAGGCGAATGATCCCGTGTCCACGCCGAGCCTCACCTACAGCCACGCCTCGGGCTCGCGCTTCCCCCTGGGCCGCACGCCCGTGGAGGTCACCGCCCGGGATGGCGCGGGCAACGTCTCGCGCTGCACCTTCCACGTCGTCGTGCGCGACTCGGTGGCGCCCACGCTGCTGTGTCCGGCCGCCATCGAGGTCGAGGCCACGGGCCCCACGGGGGCGCCGGTGGACTTCGTGGTGACGAACGTGGTGGACGCCATCTCCCCGGAGGTGAAAGTCCGCGCCACGCCCGCGTCCGGGAGCACCTTCCCCGTGGGCGAGACGTCGGTGCGCGTGGAGGCCGAGGACGCCTCGGGCAACGTGAGCGAGTGCCGCTTCGCCGTCCGGGTGGTGGACACGCTGCCCCCGCTGCTCACCTGTCCCCAGACGGTCTCCGTCCCCGAGGGTCCGGTGGCGGTGGACCTGCCCGCGCCCGCCGTCACGGACCGGGTCACCCCCGCGCCGAGCATCACCTTCTCGCCGCCGAGCGGCTCGCGCTTCTCCCCCGGGGACACGGCCGTCGAGGTGACGGCCACGGACGCCGCGGGCAACAGCGCCCAGTGCACGTTCACGGTGAACGTGGCGAAGCAGGCCAGTGGCTGCGGTGCCGCGCCCGCGAGCGCGGGGGCCGCGGGCTGGATGGGCCTGCTCGCCGTGTTCGCTCTCTCCGCCCGCCGCCGGGCGCGTTCCTCTTCCGGAGACAGGTCATGA
- the purL gene encoding phosphoribosylformylglycinamidine synthase, whose protein sequence is MLTLRGAPALSEFRLAKLLARCRELEPSVASVYAEFVHFLDLEMDLAPTEHALVESLLEYGPRLARQASRGSLLLVIPRPGTLSPWSSKATDIFHNCGLKGVRRIERGTAYRVADAAGQPLPPERLAALRPLLHDRMTQAVVEREEDAAVLFAAQTARSFTTVDVLSGGRAALVDANRALGLALAEDEIDYLVERFTALQRHPTDVELMMFAQANSEHCRHKIFNASWTVDGVAQERSLFQGIKNTYAAHPEGVLSAYKDNAAVMEGFEVERFFPEPESGEYRFHREPTHILMKVETHNHPTAISPHPGASTGAGGEIRDEGATGRGAKPKAGLTGFSVSHLRIPGHEQPWEVPYGKPERIVSALDIMLEGPLGGAAFNNEFGRPNLCGYFRSFELQVPTPEGVEVRGYHKPIMLAGGLGSIRAQHVKKGVLQAGDRIIVLGGPAMLIGLGGGAASSMAQGSSAAELDFASVQRDNPEMERRCQEVIDQCWALGEDNPIRSIHDVGAGGLSNAVPELIHDNGLGGRFELREVPNAEPGMSPVEIWCNEAQERYVLAVAPEDVIRFAALCERERAPFAVLGEATAEQVLKVGDQRFDNAPIDIPMDVLFGKAPRMHRDVKSRPLAHADFTPTAPVGELLTRVLGHPTVADKGFLITIGDRSVSGLTARDQMVGPWQVPVADCAVTLSAHAGYTGEAMAVGERTPLALLDAAASARMAVGEAVTNLAAARIGKLGDVKLSANWMAAAGSPGEDANLYAAVKAVGMELCPALGLTIPVGKDSMSMRTVWQEGGARKAVTSPLSLIISGFAPVLDVRRSLTPQLRALEEDTRLLFVDLAHGQQRLGGSVLAQVHAQVGARAPDVESAEGLRGFFATMQALNEAGLVLAYHDRSDGGLVTTLVEMAFAGHRGLEVDVGALGPDAIAALFNEELGAVLQVRAGDVARVRAAWAATGLDAHVHELGRPRKDLTVRVSQAGRELLAAELMALRATWSRVSLELQKLRDNPRGAEEEFATKCDPANPGLSARLTFAPGEDVAAPFIARGARPRVAILREQGVNSQLEMARSFVRAGFSAVDVHMSDILAGRVSLADFAGLAACGGFSYGDVLGAGGGWARSILFNARARDEFAAFFARADTFGLGICNGCQMMAQLRDLIPGATHFPAFVRNVSEQFEARLVQVEVGPSPSLFFRGMEGSRIPIVSSHGEGRAEFASPEAAAQVEGFVPVRFVDNHGRVTEAYPANPNGSPGGLAGVTSRDGRVTIMMPHPERVSRSVQYSWCPPEWGEDSPWMRLFRNARAALG, encoded by the coding sequence ATGCTGACCCTGCGCGGTGCCCCCGCTCTCTCCGAGTTCCGACTGGCCAAGCTGCTCGCCCGCTGCCGGGAATTGGAGCCGTCCGTCGCCTCCGTCTACGCGGAATTCGTCCATTTCCTCGACCTGGAGATGGACCTCGCCCCGACCGAGCACGCCCTGGTGGAGTCGCTGCTGGAGTACGGTCCCCGGCTCGCCCGGCAGGCATCCCGGGGCTCGCTGCTGCTCGTCATCCCCCGGCCCGGCACCCTGTCTCCCTGGTCCTCCAAGGCGACCGACATCTTCCACAACTGCGGCCTCAAGGGCGTGCGGCGCATCGAGCGGGGCACGGCCTACCGGGTCGCCGACGCGGCCGGCCAGCCCCTCCCGCCCGAGCGGCTCGCCGCCCTCCGGCCCCTCCTGCACGACCGGATGACCCAGGCCGTGGTGGAGCGCGAGGAGGACGCCGCCGTGCTCTTCGCCGCCCAGACGGCCCGGTCCTTCACCACCGTGGACGTGCTCAGCGGAGGGCGCGCCGCGCTCGTCGACGCCAACCGCGCCCTGGGCCTGGCGCTGGCGGAGGACGAGATCGACTACCTGGTCGAGCGCTTCACCGCGCTCCAGCGCCACCCCACCGACGTGGAGCTGATGATGTTCGCCCAGGCCAACAGCGAGCACTGCCGGCACAAGATCTTCAACGCCTCGTGGACGGTGGATGGCGTGGCCCAGGAGCGCTCGCTCTTCCAGGGCATCAAGAACACCTACGCGGCGCACCCGGAGGGCGTGCTGTCGGCGTACAAGGACAACGCGGCGGTGATGGAGGGCTTCGAGGTGGAGCGCTTCTTCCCGGAGCCGGAGAGCGGCGAGTACCGCTTCCACCGCGAGCCCACGCACATCCTCATGAAGGTGGAGACGCACAACCATCCCACCGCCATCTCGCCGCACCCCGGCGCGTCCACGGGCGCGGGCGGGGAGATCCGCGACGAGGGCGCCACGGGCCGGGGCGCCAAGCCCAAGGCGGGCCTGACGGGCTTCTCGGTGTCCCACCTGCGCATCCCCGGCCACGAGCAGCCGTGGGAGGTGCCCTACGGCAAGCCCGAGCGCATCGTGTCCGCGTTGGACATCATGCTCGAGGGCCCGCTGGGCGGCGCCGCGTTCAACAACGAGTTCGGCCGGCCCAACCTGTGCGGCTACTTCCGCAGCTTCGAGCTGCAGGTGCCCACGCCCGAGGGCGTCGAGGTGCGCGGCTACCACAAGCCCATCATGCTGGCCGGAGGCCTGGGCAGCATCCGGGCCCAGCACGTGAAGAAGGGCGTGCTCCAGGCGGGCGATCGCATCATCGTGCTCGGGGGCCCGGCGATGCTCATCGGCCTGGGCGGCGGGGCGGCGTCGTCCATGGCGCAGGGCTCGAGCGCGGCGGAGCTCGATTTCGCCTCGGTGCAGCGCGACAACCCGGAGATGGAGCGGCGCTGCCAGGAGGTCATCGACCAGTGCTGGGCGCTCGGGGAGGACAACCCCATCCGCTCCATCCACGACGTGGGCGCCGGCGGCCTGTCCAACGCCGTGCCCGAGCTCATCCACGACAACGGGCTGGGAGGCCGCTTCGAGCTGCGCGAGGTGCCCAACGCCGAGCCCGGCATGTCCCCGGTGGAGATCTGGTGCAACGAGGCCCAGGAGCGCTACGTGCTGGCGGTGGCGCCCGAGGACGTCATCCGCTTCGCGGCGCTGTGCGAGCGCGAGCGCGCGCCCTTCGCGGTGCTGGGCGAGGCCACGGCCGAGCAGGTGCTGAAGGTGGGTGACCAGCGCTTCGACAACGCCCCCATCGACATCCCCATGGACGTGCTGTTCGGCAAGGCGCCGCGCATGCACCGGGACGTGAAGTCGCGGCCGCTCGCGCACGCGGACTTCACGCCCACCGCGCCCGTGGGCGAGCTGCTCACCCGGGTGCTCGGCCACCCCACGGTGGCGGACAAGGGCTTCCTCATCACCATCGGGGACCGCTCGGTGTCGGGCCTCACGGCGCGGGATCAGATGGTGGGCCCGTGGCAGGTGCCGGTGGCCGACTGCGCGGTGACGCTGTCGGCCCACGCGGGCTACACGGGCGAGGCCATGGCCGTGGGCGAGCGCACGCCCCTGGCGCTGCTGGACGCGGCGGCCTCGGCGCGCATGGCCGTGGGCGAGGCCGTGACGAACCTCGCCGCGGCGCGCATCGGCAAGCTCGGGGACGTGAAGCTCTCGGCCAACTGGATGGCGGCCGCGGGCAGCCCCGGCGAGGACGCCAACCTCTACGCCGCCGTGAAGGCGGTGGGCATGGAGCTGTGCCCGGCCCTGGGCCTCACCATCCCCGTGGGCAAGGACTCCATGTCCATGCGCACCGTGTGGCAGGAGGGCGGCGCGCGCAAGGCGGTGACGTCCCCGCTCTCGCTCATCATCTCCGGGTTCGCGCCGGTGCTCGACGTGCGCCGCTCGCTCACGCCTCAACTGCGCGCGCTGGAGGAGGACACGCGGCTGCTCTTCGTGGACCTGGCGCACGGCCAGCAGCGGCTGGGCGGCTCGGTGCTGGCCCAGGTGCACGCCCAGGTGGGCGCCCGCGCTCCGGACGTGGAGAGCGCCGAGGGGCTCCGGGGCTTCTTCGCCACGATGCAGGCGCTCAACGAGGCGGGCCTCGTCCTGGCCTACCATGACCGCTCCGACGGCGGCCTCGTCACCACCCTGGTGGAGATGGCCTTCGCGGGGCACCGGGGCCTCGAGGTGGACGTGGGCGCGCTGGGCCCGGACGCCATCGCGGCGCTGTTCAACGAGGAGCTGGGCGCGGTGCTCCAGGTGCGCGCCGGGGACGTGGCGCGGGTGCGCGCGGCGTGGGCGGCGACGGGACTGGACGCGCACGTGCACGAGCTCGGTCGGCCCCGGAAGGACCTGACGGTGCGCGTGAGCCAGGCGGGTCGGGAGCTGCTGGCCGCGGAGCTCATGGCGCTCCGGGCCACGTGGTCGCGCGTGAGCCTGGAGCTGCAGAAGCTGCGCGACAACCCGCGCGGCGCCGAGGAGGAGTTCGCCACCAAGTGCGACCCCGCCAACCCCGGCCTGTCCGCCCGGCTCACCTTCGCGCCCGGCGAGGACGTGGCGGCGCCCTTCATCGCGCGGGGGGCCCGGCCCCGGGTGGCCATCCTGCGCGAGCAGGGCGTCAACAGCCAGTTGGAGATGGCGCGCTCCTTCGTGCGCGCGGGCTTCAGCGCGGTGGACGTGCACATGAGCGACATCCTCGCGGGGCGGGTGTCCCTGGCGGACTTCGCGGGCCTGGCGGCCTGTGGCGGCTTCTCCTACGGCGACGTGCTGGGCGCGGGGGGCGGCTGGGCGCGCTCCATCCTGTTCAACGCGCGGGCGCGGGACGAGTTCGCCGCCTTCTTCGCCCGGGCGGACACGTTCGGCCTGGGCATCTGCAACGGCTGCCAGATGATGGCGCAGCTGCGCGATCTCATCCCCGGGGCCACCCACTTCCCGGCCTTCGTGCGCAACGTGTCCGAGCAGTTCGAGGCGCGGCTGGTGCAGGTGGAGGTGGGGCCGAGCCCCTCGCTCTTCTTCCGGGGCATGGAAGGCAGCCGCATCCCCATCGTGTCCTCACACGGCGAGGGCCGGGCCGAGTTCGCGAGCCCCGAGGCCGCCGCCCAGGTGGAGGGCTTCGTGCCGGTGCGCTTCGTGGACAACCACGGGCGGGTGACCGAGGCCTACCCGGCCAACCCCAACGGCTCGCCCGGGGGCCTCGCGGGCGTCACCTCGCGGGACGGCCGGGTGACGATCATGATGCCGCACCCGGAGCGGGTGAGCCGCAGCGTGCAGTACTCGTGGTGCCCGCCGGAGTGGGGCGAGGACAGCCCCTGGATGCGCCTGTTCCGCAACGCGCGCGCGGCGCTGGGCTGA
- a CDS encoding rhodanese-like domain-containing protein, producing MRLGDEEVLVLDCRDPSDWERYGAHIPGALWMPFEELLQDLVILPDDELIVVCGCSPDGSDAHRVCRLLQRHGLQVVCLEGGLQGWLTEGLPVEEHYTEAVASQAC from the coding sequence GTGCGGCTGGGGGACGAGGAAGTCCTCGTCCTGGATTGCCGCGACCCTTCCGATTGGGAGCGCTACGGCGCGCACATCCCGGGGGCGCTGTGGATGCCTTTCGAGGAGCTGCTCCAGGATCTGGTGATCCTTCCGGATGACGAGCTGATCGTCGTGTGCGGGTGCTCGCCGGACGGCTCCGATGCCCACCGGGTGTGTCGGCTGCTGCAGCGCCATGGGCTGCAGGTGGTGTGTCTGGAGGGAGGGCTCCAGGGGTGGCTCACCGAGGGGCTGCCCGTCGAGGAGCACTACACCGAGGCCGTGGCGTCCCAGGCGTGCTGA
- the asd gene encoding aspartate-semialdehyde dehydrogenase → MAKLRAVLIGATGLAGQQFISALKDHPSIELTGLAASPRSAGKSYVEALRAANGMTAWFVPEPLPESIAKMKVLSGEELRATDYDIAFSAVESDVAKELEPRLARDIPVFSAASAYRYEADVPLVIPPVNAGHAELIRAQRKQRGWKGFIVPIPNCTTTGLAVTLAPLAELFGVRSVLMTSMQAMSGAGRSPGVIGLDILDNVIPYIPKEEEKVQVETKKILGTLAQGVITPHDVQVSCTCTRVAVLEGHTESVFVSLERKASVQEVVAAMREWRGAEVARALPSSPPRWIEVLDEPFRPQPRLDRDTHGGMATTVGRVREDGVLPNGIKYLLVSHNTKMGAAKGAILVAELMRAQGLLE, encoded by the coding sequence ATGGCCAAGCTTCGTGCCGTGCTCATCGGCGCCACCGGTCTCGCCGGACAGCAGTTCATCTCGGCGCTCAAGGATCACCCCTCCATCGAGCTCACGGGCCTGGCGGCCTCCCCCCGTTCCGCGGGCAAGAGCTACGTGGAGGCGCTGCGCGCGGCCAATGGCATGACCGCCTGGTTCGTCCCCGAGCCGCTGCCGGAGTCCATCGCGAAGATGAAGGTGCTGAGCGGCGAGGAGCTGCGCGCCACCGACTACGACATCGCCTTCTCGGCGGTGGAGTCGGATGTGGCCAAGGAGCTCGAGCCCCGGCTCGCCCGGGACATCCCCGTGTTCTCCGCGGCCAGCGCCTACCGCTACGAGGCGGACGTGCCGCTCGTGATTCCCCCGGTGAACGCGGGCCACGCGGAGCTCATCCGCGCGCAGCGCAAGCAGCGCGGCTGGAAGGGCTTCATCGTCCCCATCCCCAATTGCACCACCACGGGCCTGGCCGTCACCCTGGCGCCGCTGGCCGAGCTCTTCGGCGTGCGCTCGGTGCTGATGACGTCCATGCAGGCCATGTCCGGCGCGGGCCGCTCGCCCGGCGTCATCGGCCTGGACATCCTGGACAACGTCATTCCCTACATCCCCAAGGAGGAGGAGAAGGTCCAGGTGGAGACCAAGAAGATCCTCGGCACCCTGGCCCAGGGCGTCATCACCCCCCATGACGTGCAGGTGTCGTGCACGTGCACCCGGGTGGCGGTGCTCGAGGGGCACACCGAGTCCGTCTTCGTCTCCCTGGAGCGCAAGGCCTCCGTGCAGGAGGTGGTGGCGGCGATGCGCGAGTGGCGCGGCGCCGAGGTGGCCCGGGCGCTTCCTTCCTCGCCCCCCCGGTGGATCGAGGTGCTCGACGAGCCCTTCCGGCCCCAGCCGCGCCTGGATCGCGACACCCACGGCGGCATGGCCACCACCGTGGGCCGGGTGCGCGAGGACGGGGTGCTCCCCAACGGCATCAAGTACCTCCTGGTGTCGCACAACACCAAGATGGGAGCGGCCAAGGGAGCCATCCTGGTGGCCGAACTGATGCGTGCCCAGGGGCTGCTCGAATGA
- the fdxA gene encoding ferredoxin FdxA, whose product MAYVVAEPCIKCKYTDCVEVCPVNCFYEGENFLVIHPDECIDCGACEPVCPTKAIYPETELPGEWKEYQKLNADFSTKWPNIAAKKAALPEAEEFKDKKGKRPQLSTAPGTGK is encoded by the coding sequence ATGGCTTATGTCGTCGCCGAGCCTTGCATCAAGTGCAAGTACACCGACTGTGTCGAGGTGTGCCCCGTCAACTGCTTCTACGAGGGCGAGAACTTCCTGGTCATCCACCCGGACGAGTGCATCGACTGCGGCGCGTGTGAGCCCGTCTGCCCGACCAAGGCCATCTACCCGGAGACGGAGCTGCCCGGGGAGTGGAAGGAGTACCAGAAGCTCAACGCCGACTTCTCCACGAAGTGGCCCAACATCGCGGCGAAGAAGGCGGCCCTGCCCGAGGCCGAGGAGTTCAAGGACAAGAAGGGCAAGCGCCCCCAGCTGAGCACGGCCCCCGGGACCGGCAAGTAG